The Arachis duranensis cultivar V14167 chromosome 2, aradu.V14167.gnm2.J7QH, whole genome shotgun sequence genome has a window encoding:
- the LOC107474452 gene encoding uncharacterized protein LOC107474452: MADFLVEVTGDPTEETSTRWKLHVDGASNQTSGGAGIILESPVGVVYEQSIRFEFPISNNQAEYEALIRGLTLAAEVGATRLEICSDSQVVTSQVNGSYQAKDSLLQKYLEKVKNLSQKFEEVTVHHVPRERNTRADLLSKLASTKP, translated from the coding sequence ATGGCAGATTTTCTAGTAGAAGTAACGGGGGATCCGACCGAAGAAACGAGcacacggtggaagctccacGTGGACGGAGCCTCCAACCAGACGTCTGGGGGCGCCGGGATCATCCTGGAAAGCCCGGTTGGAGTCGTATATGAGCAGTCGATTAGGTTCGAATTCCCCATTtcgaacaaccaggcagaatacgaagctCTTATAAGGGGCTTAACCCTAGCAGCGGAAGTCGGAGCAACAAGGTTGGAAATATGCAGCGATTCTCAGGTCGTCACCTCCCAGGTAAACGGGAGCTATCAAGCCAAAGACTCGTTATTACAAAAGTACTTGGAAAAAGTCAAGAACTTAAGCCAAAAATTTGAGGAGGTCACGGTCCACCACGTGCCAAGAGAAAGGAACACACGGGCAGACCTCCTATCAAAACTGGCCAGCACCAAACCGTGA